The DNA segment GCCAGAATTAAGATTGGCTTCTGGAGAGGGTTTTGGGATTTTGGTGTTCTTGCTAACTTACGATATTTCGTAATTTGGATGGCTAAATTGGCTGATTTGCTCATTCATAGGCAATTTATACTACTTACGAAATATCGTAATTATTACGATATATCGTAAATTACTCTATTCCTAACCTTTTCATTTTGCTAATCAGTGTTGTAAGGGGAATCCCCAGAATTTTTGCCGCTTTGCTTTTATTTCCTTTTGTAAGGGATAATACCTTCTGAATGTGTGTTCTTATTGCATTGTTTAGAGTTGGATCATCCATTTGCTCTTTTTTGTTGAAGGAAAGAATAGAATCCATAGATAAGCCCTTCTTTGATAGAAAGGGAGTCAATTCCAGAGGAATGGATTGTTCTTTCTCCTCGTTCTTCATCTTCTCTGGAAGGTCTTCTATCTCTATTGTTTTCCCTTTTGAAAGAAGAACTGCACTGTGTATCACTTTCCTCATCTCCCTAAGATTCCCTGGCCATGGGTATCTCTTCAGTGCTTCCATTGCTGGCTCGCTTATCTCCTTCTCCATGCCAAGTCTCTTACATTCCTTGAGAAGAAAATAATAAATGTATGCTTCTTTATCCTCCCTCTCCCTCAAAGGTAGGATTGTAAGCTCAAGACCTTCTATTCTGTAAAATAATGGTAGATAAAGAGAATTCTTTAGCTCTTCCAGTGAAAGAGAGCTTGCTGAGATTATTCGAACATCCGCTCTTTCAATTCTGTCTGAGCCAAGGGGTTGAATCTCTCGGAAATCAAGAAATCTTAAAAGAGAACACTGGAAATTCTCTGATGACGATTGAATTTCATCCAAGAATACTGTCCCTCCATCAGCTGACTTCAGTAGCCCTCTCCTTTTTTCAATCGCTCCAGTGTATGCTCCCTTTTCATGTCCAAATAGCTTGGAGTAAAGAATGTCCTTTTCATGCTCAGATGAGCAGTTCATTGGATAAAAGGGTTTTTCTCTTCTTTTGCTCAAACAATGAATAAATCTTGATATAATCTCCTTCCCAGAGCCTGACTCACCTAAGATAAGAGCTGGCTCCTCTGATTCTGCTATTTTTTTATTTTTTCAAAATTCTCCTTCAGCCACTCATCCTCCCACATGAAATAAAAATCTTGACTCTCTCTTCTAAGATAATGAGTA comes from the candidate division WOR-3 bacterium genome and includes:
- a CDS encoding sigma 54-interacting transcriptional regulator, with amino-acid sequence MAESEEPALILGESGSGKEIISRFIHCLSKRREKPFYPMNCSSEHEKDILYSKLFGHEKGAYTGAIEKRRGLLKSADGGTVFLDEIQSSSENFQCSLLRFLDFREIQPLGSDRIERADVRIISASSLSLEELKNSLYLPLFYRIEGLELTILPLREREDKEAYIYYFLLKECKRLGMEKEISEPAMEALKRYPWPGNLREMRKVIHSAVLLSKGKTIEIEDLPEKMKNEEKEQSIPLELTPFLSKKGLSMDSILSFNKKEQMDDPTLNNAIRTHIQKVLSLTKGNKSKAAKILGIPLTTLISKMKRLGIE